The following coding sequences are from one Eriocheir sinensis breed Jianghai 21 chromosome 13, ASM2467909v1, whole genome shotgun sequence window:
- the LOC126997991 gene encoding innexin inx2-like, giving the protein MYDVFGSIRGLLKIDSVSIDNNIFRLHYKGTMFLLVAFSLLITQKQYFGDPIDCIVEGVSPTIMDTYCWIHSTFTIPALTGAKVGDVVPHPGIANPHIHGTDEMHEKRHHKYYQWVTLFLYLQAVMFYIPRYLWKIWEGGKVKMLVMQLNSPILDDEVKRDRKTMLVDYFSLNLHNHNFYAFRFFLCEVLNFVNVIGQIYFTDRFLGYEFTTYGTRVLAFSEADFGTRHDPMDEVFPKVAKCTFHKYGASGTIERHDGLCVLPLNIFNEKIYIFLWFWFIIVAVVSGVGLLYRLATFTPAFRQILLRTRSRLASSDNVEAISRKCQIGDWFVLYQLAKNMDPLIYKDFITDLANKLQGKGPV; this is encoded by the exons ATGTATGACGTGTTCGGCTCTATACGCGGTCTGCTCAAGATCGACAGTGTGAGCATCGACAACAACATCTTCAGGTTACACTACAAGGGCACCATGTTCCTGCTGGTGGCGTTCAGTCTACTCATCACGCAGAAACAATACTTCGGTGACCCCATCGACTGCATCGTGGAGGGCGTGAGCCCCACCATCATGGACACCTACTGCTGGATCCACTCCACCTTCACGATCCCCGCCCTCACAGGCGCTAAAGTGGGCGATGTGGTCCCCCACCCGGGCATCGCCAACCCCCACATTCACGGCACCGACGAGATGCACGAGAAAAGGCACCACAAGTACTACCAGTGGgtcaccctcttcctctaccttcag GCCGTCATGTTCTACATCCCCCGCTACCTGTGGAAGATCTGGGAGGGCGGcaaggtgaagatgctggtgatgcAGCTCAACTCACCCATCCTGGACGACGAAGTGAAGAGGGACCGCAAGACCATGCTGGTTGACTACTTCAGCCTCAACCTCCACAACCATAACTTCTACGCTTTTAGGTTCTTCCTCTGCGAGGTGCTCAACTTCGTTAACGTCATCGGGCAGATCTACTTCACGGACAG GTTCCTGGGCTACGAGTTCACTACGTACGGAACTCGCGTGTTGGCCTTCAGTGAGGCGGACTTCGGTACCCGGCACGACCCGATGGACGAGGTGTTCCCCAAGGTGGCCAAGTGCACCTTCCACAAGTACGGAGCATCAGGCACCATCGAGAGGCACGATGGACTCTGCGTCTTGCCTCTTAACATCTTCAATGAAAAGATCTACATCTTCCTCTGGTTCTG GTTCATCATTGTGGCTGTGGTGTCTGGCGTGGGTCTGCTGTACCGCCTCGCCACCTTCACGCCAGCCTTCCGCCAGATTCTGCTCAGGACCCGCTCGCGGCTCGCCTCCTCCGACAACGTGGAGGCCATTTCCCGCAAGTGCCAGATCGGTGACTGGTTCGTGCTCTACCAGCTAG CCAAGAACATGGATCCTTTGATTTACAAGGACTTCATCACCGATCTCGCCAACAAGCTGCAAGGGAAGGGCCCCGTCTAA
- the LOC126997992 gene encoding innexin inx2-like — translation MSDVFAGIKHLLKTDSTSIDNKFFKLHYKATMFILVACSILLTQKHYFSDPIDCFDAGGVSNDILDPYCWIHDTYTVPSLKDKIVGREVVAPGVGPAKEDEEVTYHSYYQWVTLFVYFQAILFYIPRYLWKVFEGGKIKMLVAQLNTPIVDEEVKKSRVEMMVKYFSINLNTHNQYAIKFIICEALNFVNVVGQIYFTDRFLGYEFSNYGTDVLAMSERQIGTRHDPMNRVFPKVTGCTYNQWGSDGGWEHHTALCVMPLNVLNEKIFIFLWFWYIIVAVLTAVGLMYRIATFIPGVRTMMLRARARLAPAVAVEQVAGKCQYGDWFMLIQLGKNMDPLIFKDFILDLGKKFKGVDD, via the exons atgtCGGACGTTTTCGCAGGTATCAAGCACCTGCTCAAAACAGACTCCACGTCCATCGACAACAAGTTCTTCAAGCTCCACTACAAGGCCACCATGTTCATCCTGGTGGCCTGCAGTATCCTCCTGACGCAGAAACACTACTTCAGCGACCCCATCGACTGCTTTGATGCGGGGGGCGTGAGCAACGACATCTTGGACCCGTACTGCTGGATACACGACACCTACACGGTCCCCTCTCTCAAGGACAAGATAGTGGGCAGGGAGGTCGTGGCGCCCGGCGTAGGCCCTgctaaggaggatgaggaagtcaCCTACCACAGCTACTACCAGTGGGTCACCCTCTTCGTCTACTTCCAG GCCATCTTGTTCTACATCCCGCGCTACCTCTGGAAAGTGTTCGAGGGCGGTAAGATCAAGATGTTGGTGGCGCAGCTCAACACCCCAATCGTggacgaggaggtgaagaagagtcGCGTGGAGATGATGGTCAAGTACTTCAGCATCAACCTCAACACCCACAACCAGTACGCCATCAAGTTTATAATCTGCGAGGCCCTCAACTTCGTCAACGTCGTTGGACAGATCTACTTCACAGACAG GTTCCTCGGTTATGAGTTCAGCAACTACGGGACAGACGTGTTGGCGATGAGTGAGCGGCAGATAGGCACGCGCCACGACCCCATGAATCGGGTGTTCCCCAAGGTAACGGGCTGCACCTACAACCAATGGGGCTCCGACGGGGGTTGGGAGCACCACACCGCCCTCTGCGTCATGCCCCTCAACGTCCTCAACGAGaaaatcttcatcttcctctggtTCTG GTACATCATCGTGGCCGTGCTCACCGCCGTCGGCCTCATGTACCGCATCGCCACCTTCATCCCCGGCGTGAGGACCATGATGCTGAGGGCGCGGGCACGCCTCGCCCCCGCCGTGGCCGTGGAGCAAGTGGCGGGCAAGTGTCAGTACGGGGACTGGTTCATGCTCATCCAGCTCG GCAAGAACATGGACCCCCTCATCTTCAAGGACTTCATTCTGGACCTGGGCAAGAAGTTTAAGGGCGTGGACGATTAA